The Sylvia atricapilla isolate bSylAtr1 chromosome 10, bSylAtr1.pri, whole genome shotgun sequence genome contains a region encoding:
- the PCYT1A gene encoding choline-phosphate cytidylyltransferase A isoform X2, translated as MQDYTFQNFFLDVLGKMEPPTSSRLNSRKRRKDGSGPNGATELDGIPPKMSRRSLGLREPAPFSDEVEIDYSKPYIRVTYEEAMRGTPLDRPVRVYADGIFDLFHSGHARALMQAKNLFPNTYLIVGVCSDELTHNFKGFTVMNENERYDAVQHCRYVDEVVRNAPWTLTPEFLAEHRIDFVAHDDIPYSSAGSDDVYKHIKEAGMFAPTQRTEGISTSDIITRIVRDYDVYARRNLQRGYTAKELNVSFINEKKYHLQERVDKVKKRVKDVEEKSKEFVQKVEEKSIDLIQKWEEKSREFIGNFLEMFGPEGALKHMLKEGKGRMLQAISPKQSPSSSPTHDRSPSPSFRWPFSTKTPPSSPANRSRNESAVTYDISEDEED; from the exons ATGCAAGATTACACCTTTCAAAAT TTCTTTCTGGACGTGCTTGGCAAGATGGAGCCGCCgacctcctccaggctgaattcccgaaagagaagaaaagatggATCAGGCCCTAATGGGGCAACAGAGCTGGATGGAATCCCTCCAAAAATGTCCCGACGCTCACTC GGACTGAGGGAACCAGCCCCGTTCTCAGATGAAGTGGAGATCGACTACAGCAAGCCATACATCAGAGTGACATATGAAGAAGCCATGAGAGGGACCCCTT TGGATCGCCCTGTCAGAGTTTATGCTGATGGAATATTCGACTTGTTCCATTCTGGACATGCCCGGGCCTTGATGCAAGCGAAGAACCTCTTCCCGAACACATACCTCATTGTTGGAG TCTGCAGTGATGAGCTGACCCACAACTTCAAGGGTTTCACGGTAATGAACGAGAACGAGCGCTATGATGCTGTGCAGCACTGCCGCTATGTGGATGAGGTGGTGAGAAATGCACCCTGGACCCTCACACCCGAGTTCCTGGCAGAACACAGG atcGACTTTGTTGCACATGATGACATCCCCTACTCTTCTGCTGGCAGCGATGATGTCTATAAGCATATAAAAGAAGCAG GCATGTTTGCACCGACCCAGAGGACCGAGGGCATCTCCACGTCCGACATCATCACGCGCATCGTGCGGGACTACGACGTCTATGCCCGGCGGAACCTGCAGCGCGGCTACACCGCCAAGGAGCTCAACGTCAGCTTCATCAAC gagaaaaaataccACCTCCAGGAACGCGTGGATAAGGTGAAAAAGAGGGTGAAGGATGTAGAGGAGAAGTCAAAGGAATTTGTCCAGAAAGTGGAAGAGAAGAGTATTGATCTCATTCAGAAGTGGGAGGAGAAGTCCCGGGAGTTCATCGGCAATTTCCTGGAGATGTTTGGCCCAGAAGGCGCATTG AAACACATGCTGAAGGAGGGCAAGGGCCGCATGCTGCAGGCCATCAGCCCAAAGCAgagtcccagcagcagccccacgcACGACCGTTCCCCATCTCCCTCCTTCCGCTGGCCCTTTTCCACCAAGACTCCTCCTTCCTCACCTGCCAACCGCTCCAGGAACGAGTCTGCAGTCACCTATGACATCAGTGAGGATGAAGAGGATTAA
- the PCYT1A gene encoding choline-phosphate cytidylyltransferase A isoform X1: MAINTLTNRLQFFLDVLGKMEPPTSSRLNSRKRRKDGSGPNGATELDGIPPKMSRRSLGLREPAPFSDEVEIDYSKPYIRVTYEEAMRGTPLDRPVRVYADGIFDLFHSGHARALMQAKNLFPNTYLIVGVCSDELTHNFKGFTVMNENERYDAVQHCRYVDEVVRNAPWTLTPEFLAEHRIDFVAHDDIPYSSAGSDDVYKHIKEAGMFAPTQRTEGISTSDIITRIVRDYDVYARRNLQRGYTAKELNVSFINEKKYHLQERVDKVKKRVKDVEEKSKEFVQKVEEKSIDLIQKWEEKSREFIGNFLEMFGPEGALKHMLKEGKGRMLQAISPKQSPSSSPTHDRSPSPSFRWPFSTKTPPSSPANRSRNESAVTYDISEDEED; the protein is encoded by the exons TTCTTTCTGGACGTGCTTGGCAAGATGGAGCCGCCgacctcctccaggctgaattcccgaaagagaagaaaagatggATCAGGCCCTAATGGGGCAACAGAGCTGGATGGAATCCCTCCAAAAATGTCCCGACGCTCACTC GGACTGAGGGAACCAGCCCCGTTCTCAGATGAAGTGGAGATCGACTACAGCAAGCCATACATCAGAGTGACATATGAAGAAGCCATGAGAGGGACCCCTT TGGATCGCCCTGTCAGAGTTTATGCTGATGGAATATTCGACTTGTTCCATTCTGGACATGCCCGGGCCTTGATGCAAGCGAAGAACCTCTTCCCGAACACATACCTCATTGTTGGAG TCTGCAGTGATGAGCTGACCCACAACTTCAAGGGTTTCACGGTAATGAACGAGAACGAGCGCTATGATGCTGTGCAGCACTGCCGCTATGTGGATGAGGTGGTGAGAAATGCACCCTGGACCCTCACACCCGAGTTCCTGGCAGAACACAGG atcGACTTTGTTGCACATGATGACATCCCCTACTCTTCTGCTGGCAGCGATGATGTCTATAAGCATATAAAAGAAGCAG GCATGTTTGCACCGACCCAGAGGACCGAGGGCATCTCCACGTCCGACATCATCACGCGCATCGTGCGGGACTACGACGTCTATGCCCGGCGGAACCTGCAGCGCGGCTACACCGCCAAGGAGCTCAACGTCAGCTTCATCAAC gagaaaaaataccACCTCCAGGAACGCGTGGATAAGGTGAAAAAGAGGGTGAAGGATGTAGAGGAGAAGTCAAAGGAATTTGTCCAGAAAGTGGAAGAGAAGAGTATTGATCTCATTCAGAAGTGGGAGGAGAAGTCCCGGGAGTTCATCGGCAATTTCCTGGAGATGTTTGGCCCAGAAGGCGCATTG AAACACATGCTGAAGGAGGGCAAGGGCCGCATGCTGCAGGCCATCAGCCCAAAGCAgagtcccagcagcagccccacgcACGACCGTTCCCCATCTCCCTCCTTCCGCTGGCCCTTTTCCACCAAGACTCCTCCTTCCTCACCTGCCAACCGCTCCAGGAACGAGTCTGCAGTCACCTATGACATCAGTGAGGATGAAGAGGATTAA
- the PCYT1A gene encoding choline-phosphate cytidylyltransferase A isoform X3 produces the protein MEPPTSSRLNSRKRRKDGSGPNGATELDGIPPKMSRRSLGLREPAPFSDEVEIDYSKPYIRVTYEEAMRGTPLDRPVRVYADGIFDLFHSGHARALMQAKNLFPNTYLIVGVCSDELTHNFKGFTVMNENERYDAVQHCRYVDEVVRNAPWTLTPEFLAEHRIDFVAHDDIPYSSAGSDDVYKHIKEAGMFAPTQRTEGISTSDIITRIVRDYDVYARRNLQRGYTAKELNVSFINEKKYHLQERVDKVKKRVKDVEEKSKEFVQKVEEKSIDLIQKWEEKSREFIGNFLEMFGPEGALKHMLKEGKGRMLQAISPKQSPSSSPTHDRSPSPSFRWPFSTKTPPSSPANRSRNESAVTYDISEDEED, from the exons ATGGAGCCGCCgacctcctccaggctgaattcccgaaagagaagaaaagatggATCAGGCCCTAATGGGGCAACAGAGCTGGATGGAATCCCTCCAAAAATGTCCCGACGCTCACTC GGACTGAGGGAACCAGCCCCGTTCTCAGATGAAGTGGAGATCGACTACAGCAAGCCATACATCAGAGTGACATATGAAGAAGCCATGAGAGGGACCCCTT TGGATCGCCCTGTCAGAGTTTATGCTGATGGAATATTCGACTTGTTCCATTCTGGACATGCCCGGGCCTTGATGCAAGCGAAGAACCTCTTCCCGAACACATACCTCATTGTTGGAG TCTGCAGTGATGAGCTGACCCACAACTTCAAGGGTTTCACGGTAATGAACGAGAACGAGCGCTATGATGCTGTGCAGCACTGCCGCTATGTGGATGAGGTGGTGAGAAATGCACCCTGGACCCTCACACCCGAGTTCCTGGCAGAACACAGG atcGACTTTGTTGCACATGATGACATCCCCTACTCTTCTGCTGGCAGCGATGATGTCTATAAGCATATAAAAGAAGCAG GCATGTTTGCACCGACCCAGAGGACCGAGGGCATCTCCACGTCCGACATCATCACGCGCATCGTGCGGGACTACGACGTCTATGCCCGGCGGAACCTGCAGCGCGGCTACACCGCCAAGGAGCTCAACGTCAGCTTCATCAAC gagaaaaaataccACCTCCAGGAACGCGTGGATAAGGTGAAAAAGAGGGTGAAGGATGTAGAGGAGAAGTCAAAGGAATTTGTCCAGAAAGTGGAAGAGAAGAGTATTGATCTCATTCAGAAGTGGGAGGAGAAGTCCCGGGAGTTCATCGGCAATTTCCTGGAGATGTTTGGCCCAGAAGGCGCATTG AAACACATGCTGAAGGAGGGCAAGGGCCGCATGCTGCAGGCCATCAGCCCAAAGCAgagtcccagcagcagccccacgcACGACCGTTCCCCATCTCCCTCCTTCCGCTGGCCCTTTTCCACCAAGACTCCTCCTTCCTCACCTGCCAACCGCTCCAGGAACGAGTCTGCAGTCACCTATGACATCAGTGAGGATGAAGAGGATTAA